In the Sedimentisphaera cyanobacteriorum genome, ACCAGCGGAAGCCTGTCGGTATCCTGCCATTGCAGAGCCATTTTATGACGCTGTTCAATCTCTTCTTGCCGTTCGGGCTCAAGTATGCTGTTTAGGTGTTTGAGAAGTTTTTTCAATGGATCAATCATTTATCAATCATCTGTTTTATGTATTCATAAAAATTAGCAGTTATTTAAAGAATTCAGGTACGAGCCTTCGAGCCTCTGCGCGAACTCGCGGGGCTTCTGTTTCAGGAATCGACCTGTAAGGCCACCTCATCCTGCTTCCCACATCAGCCCATCCGCCTACAACAGCCATAAATCTGTCGCAGGCACCATTGCAAAATCCTTTTTCAGTTATGAAAGGTACGATATAATTATCCATAAACTGCCTCAAACGCCCTTCAAGCTCAAGGGAAGAATCCATATCATATTGCATTTGATCTGTCCATCTCTGAGCAGCAGCAGGGTTTAGGCACGCGGCATTTGAATAGGACCCGCTTGCTCCTTCCTGGATGCCGCTTGCAAGCAGATGACCAGGCACAAAAACGCTTAAATTCGGTATATGCTTTCGCATAGAGTCGTACCAAGATTTATCCCCGCCTGCTGTTTTGAGGCCTACTAATCTTGGTACCTCGCCTGAAAGATATCCAACTTCTTCTGGAGATAGAACTCTCTTTGCATGCGGAGGATTGTACAATACCAAACCGATTCCTTCTGAAGCCTCTGCCATACGTTTTAAGAAAACAGCAGCCTCTTCATCAGTAACGGGAAACCAGTCCGGCAGAATAACCTGTACAGCTGAAGGGGCTAAATGAACAACCCGCTTGAGCCGCTCCAGAGATATCTGGGCGGACATATGGCTCACACCTATCTGAAACGGCATACCAGTTTTATTGCATTTTTCCGCCAAACACTCTGATATCATATCGAATTCTGCTTCGCTCTGGCAGTGAAATTCTCCAGTAGTACCGTTTGAATAGATCCCGTCAACCTCCATATCAATCAAGGTATCAATCTCTTCTTTTACTCTGCATATATCAAGTGAATCATCATTCCATACTGAAAGCAATGTCGCCCAGTTGCCCTTTATCTGATCTGCTTTAAGAGCTATCATTCCTTGGCCTTTTAATAAACTTTTGAAAAGTTTTTCAAGCGGTCTATAGGCTTTTTCTGATCTTCGGTTAATTCCTGAATCGGGCGAACAGGCCTGCCTATACCCATGCCAAGGGTTGATAAGCCGTACATAATTCCAGCAATCCAGTTTTTATCTTCTCCCAAGAGCAAAACTTCACGAACTGAAGAGATATGCTCCTGAAGTTCTGAGAGCTGCTGAAAATCTTCCTGCGTTGCAGCATTTACCGCAGCTACAAAAGCCTCAGGCTCATAATTTGCGCAGACAGGCACTATCCCCGCTGCACCAATCCTAAGCCCCCATTCAATATCCGGCTCATTGCCCTGCATCACACCAATTGAAAGCCGCTGACATACACCAAGCACTTTCAGGAAGTAGTCCCTGTCTCCGCTGCTTTCTTTGATCAGATCAGTCCAGCCCTTCTCGGCCATATACTCGATCACTGAAACAGGTATAGTGCTCTGGACGCAGCCCGGGATATTGTAAGTTATCATCTGCATATCTGTCGCTTCACGGCAGGCGGAAAAATGCGACAGCATCTCCTTCTCTGTTTTAAGAGAGATGTAGTATGTAGGCGTTACTACCATACTGGGAAAATCGAGCCTTTTGAGTATATCAATCTTTTCAAGGGCTCTTCGTGTAGAAGTAGCTATCACTCCCCCCGCAAGTCCTGCACGGCCTTCAGTTTCGTCCTTGGCGATCTCCATAGCCCGCTGCCACTGGTCATCTGCAAGAAGAGGCCCCATACCGGCAGAGCCGCCGGCAAAGATTCCATGCGCGCCTGCATCAATGCAATGCCTTATCACAGCCCTAAAGGCTTTTTCATCCACATTTTCATTTTCATCTACAGGGGTAATAATCGGAACGAGCACCCCTCCGTTAATCTCTTTTTTTTCTGTTACATTTTCCATAATAATTCCAGTCTAAGATGCTGCCATAAATTTGGGATACTACAAAATATAAAATTTGGAGACGGCCTAACCTTTACTTATAATTTCCCAATCAACGACCCCTACTTTATTTGCCCATTCTTTATACTTCTTAGCCATTTGTTTAACTTTTTCTGGATATTTTTTGCTCAAGTCATTAAGTTCTCCTCTATCCTCAGAGATATCATATAGTTCCCATTTACCATCCTGTCCAGGGTAAAAACATTGCCACTCACCCGGGTATTCTGAAACCAGTTTCCACTTATTAATTCGCACTGCCCTGTTTCCTTCATGTTCCCAAAACAAAGGTTTTCTTTGCCGCTTTTCTCCCTCAAATACCTTAAACAGACTTTCCCCTTCATAAGGTTTTATGGTTTTTCCTTTGAAAATGCTGGGGTATTTTGTTCCTGACACCTCGCACAGAGTAGGCATAATATCTGTAATATGCCCTACCTGATTACAGATTGAACCTGCATCATTTATGTAATTGGGCCAATGAGCAATAAAAGGTGTAGAAATCCCTCCTTCATGAACCCATATCTTATGCCTTCTGAAAGGTGTATTTGAAACACTTGCCCAATTAAGACCGTAGCTTCCAAAGGTATCAGGCCCTCCAAGAGGCCTGCCAGGAATATCACCTTTTACCACAGGCTCGCCATTTGGAGTTTTTTCAGGAGCGAAAGAACTATTCCATGGGCTGTTAAGTCTTTCAATAGTATCATTGAGATGTCCTTCAGCTGAACCACCATTATCAGATAGGAAAAGAATAAGGGTATTATTTATTTTTCGATTATTCTTTATTGCTTGAAGAACTTTCCCCACTGACCTATCTAATTCCTCTACCATTGCTGCATAAGTCTGCATCCTTTGGGCCTGCCAATCTTTATTTTGCTCCATTACCCAAGATTTGCTAGCTTCATCTTGTATTTTTACATCAATATCCTCTGAGACAAGCCCTATTTCTTTAACATTTTTTATTCTTTGCTTACGCGTTTCATACCATCCCTTATCGTAAACACCTTTGTATTTATCTATAGTTTCTTTTCTTGCATGAAGCGGGTAATGGGGTGCAGGGCTTGCTAAATACAAAAACATTGGTGAACTTTTATCAGCAGTTTTTATATAATCAACAGCTTTATCTGCAATAGCATCTGTATAGAAAAAATCATCCCAAGGCTCAATAAAATCATTTCCTTCAACTAAACCTGCCGGGTCCCACAAACTTCCATAAGCGGGAATAGTCCCGAAAAATTTATCGAAGCCTCTCTGTAAAGGCCAATTATCAATATTTTTTTTTGTAAGGGCATCTCTAGCAACGTGCCACTTGCCAACCATTGCAGTCTGATACCCCCCAATCTTCAGCATCTCCGCCAGTGTTACGGAATTTTTGCTCAAAGTTCCCCTATATCCCTCATAACCTTGGTCTTCAACCATAAGCCCTATACCTGCCTGATGAGGATAGAGACCAGTAAGAAGAGAGGCTCGTGTCGGACAACATCTTGCTGAATTGTAAAATTGCGAAAAACGTAAACCGTTTTCAGCTAATTTGTCAATATTTGGAGTATGAATTTCACCACCATAACACCCCAAATCAGAGTACCCTAAATCGTCAGCCATAATAAGAACCACATCAGGTTTTTGCATGGACTGGCTAAAAACAGTTTTATTTTCCAAAGATTTACAACCATTAAGACAAAATCCAATATTTGATATACCTATTCCTATTGCTGCCTTTTTGATAAAATTTCGTCTATTCATATTTTCCACCTTAAAAATTCTAAATAAAATTATTTTTTGTATTTCAAATTAATTCAGCTATTTTGCGTCTTTTATATTTACAGGCCTTGCTAATAATTATTTCAATTATTCAAAACCATTTCCAATCCAAATTTTAGGCGATCTGATCCTTGGGGATATCTCGCCGCTTGTAATAACAATATATCCATTCCAATTAACAGCATTAGAAGTAACGTGTGTTTTAGGCATTTCCCCATTCATTGACCAAGTATTTTCTACTGTATCATAAACAAATATTTCTTTAGAGAATCCAGGATGGTCTTGTTTTAAAATCTCGCCCTTACCATATAAACTGCCATCTGAGGCACCAAAAATATAGATATAGTTTCGACCTATAGAGGATACTGTGCCTGCACAGAAAGGTCTTTCGGCAGATTTTTTCCTCAGCCATGTTCTTTGAGCTGGATTATACTCCCAAATATCATTCAAGAATGTAATCTCCTGACCTGAATCTTTTGATCTTCCACCTATCACATAGATGCATTCTTCTTCTCCGTTATATTGGCTTACAGTCATGCTACATGCTCTTGGCCGCCCAGAAAAGTCATTTAATTTTTGCCACTCGAGTACATCATTGTCTCTTTTGTCTAAATCTAACGCCCAAAAGTCTTTCACAGCAGACTCTAACGCCATTTCACGCTGCCCACTTACAACATAAATTTTATTACCAATTGCAGTACACCCCCCGTTAGCGCAAGGTTGAGGAAGAGAGGGCAGCTCTTCGCAAACTATATTTTTCTCTTTACTGTTCCACCTAAGAACAAAGGCATCACTATATACTTTCTTTTCATCTAAACCGCCAATACAGACTACACCATAATCAGTAGTTACGCTCATACCGTATGCAATATTTTTATAAAGGCGAAAACCTGTTCTCCAATAATAATCTTCTCTGATTTTTTCAAGAACCCAGATATCATCCAACCAAACTTTGGAGTTCTCCCAATAAGGTTTAGGAAAATTAGCTCCACCAGCAACAATCAACGCATTATTACTGACACCTGAATAAGGACCTGCAACTCCAAGAGCATCACACTGCCCCTGAGCTGCAGGCAAAACTGCCAGTTCTTTCCATTTAAAGATCCTCATCTCATTCTCTTTCTGTGCTAAAGAAACTGTGCCCAAAATAAACAAACTAATATAGATAAACTTATGTACAATTTGCTCCGAGCGAGTTATGTGGCTAAAGTTATTTCTTCCCATCAATAATCCAATCAAGTGTAAATTTTGAAAAAATTATCTTTGAATATCTAAAACCTTTGCCACCCTCATACAAACAAGCTATCTTACCATTATCTAATACGGTTAGAGATGAATAAGCCGCTGGTCCTTCATGAATGGTTCTCTTATGACTCCAAGTCTTTGCTCCATCATAACTAACTCTAACTGTCATGTTGGTACGCTTTTTAGAGTCAGGATTGGAGAACAAAATAATGTCCTTATCATTATTCTTATTTGGGGCATACCTTATAATACTTGCTTGACAAGTTGGTTCATTGAGATTAGATTTGTATGACACATAGTCCCAAGTTTCTCCGCAATTAGTGCTGAATGACAAGGCCCTGCTGCCCCTGTAACGTGAGTTGCGAGAATTCAACAAAACCTTCCCATCAAGAAGCTCTACCACCTGACTTTCATTCAATCCAGGGCGTGCAACATCACTGAGTTTCCATGTCTTGCCATGATCATCACTGTATATTACATGCGCCCCCTGTTGAAACTTTTTGTACTCACAGCTAATTGTGTGGTTTGCTGGTATAACCAAACGACCTTTCTTCTTGCCGTACTTGAGTTGTATTCCAGTCCCAGGTCCTGTAGCGTACCATCTCCAATAATCTCGACGGACAGAATCACTGATATTATTAGGTTTTGTCCACGTAAGCCCATCGTCCTCAGATTTACTAATATAAGGAATACGAGGATGCTTACTTTCCCCTGCAACAATTCCCTTTAAATGATCACTGCCGTAATTCCATGTTAAACCAAGCCAAATAGTGCCAGTTTGTCTATCTACTACTGGACAAGGATTTCCACAAGTATTATCGCCATCATCCCATATTACAACCTGCTTAGACCAAGACTCACCATTATCCTCGCTTCGTTTCATTAACAAATCTATATCACCTTCATCTCCCACACCATCCTTTCTTCCTTCACAAAAGGCTAATAGAGTACCTTTATTTGTTCTTATAATTGAAGGAATTCTGTAAGTGTTATAGCCGTTCTCGTGCCTCACAAAAAGATCAGTGTACTCAATCTCATTTTTATCATTACCTTCTGCAAAAACAGCAACAGATACTACAAACATAAACAAACAAAAATAATTCTTAAAAGTCATTAGAAAACCTCAAAATAAATAACAATTGATTAATTAAATTCCTGAAAAACTGTTTTAGTAACACCCAAAATCGTTATTGTTACTTCAGGCTAATCGCCCCAATTTGATGCCATTATTACTAAATCACGAATATCGACAATGCCGTCTTTATTCAAATCTCCTGAATATAAACTTATATAATTCTTATAATCAGCTTTACTAACTAAAACCTCATCAATGTAACCTTGGAATATTCTGTTATCCTCATTGAAATGGCCTATTACAACATTTGCATTCAATTCAACGTCAGATTTGAGGGTATTGTCCTGCTGTGCTTCCAATTTACCATCTAAAATTATTACAAATTTATAGTCAGCAATGTCTTTGGCAAAAACTACTTCATGCCATTTGTTATCACTCACATTAGTAGTTCCTTCAACTTTAACAGTATTTCCATCCGTATCGCTAACAAAAAACTGCAATACACCATTTCTAATTCTTGTCCACCAAGATGATTCTCCAGGGCCAACATCCCTTGCAACCAAGGCGCCTGAATTATCGGTACCCCCACTGCTATGTTTATTAGTCCTGAATACCGCAGATATAAAGAAAGGCGATTCCGATTCAATGTTAAAATAATTCAATAATGTGCCTCTTGTATCGAAGTCGTGATTTCTTATCACTATTCCGTTACCATTACCATTCAAATGCAATGCAACACTCCCTGAACTCGAGGAACTTCCTTCTGCAAAACCCAGCTCACCTTCAGTTCTTCCATGAAAGCCCTTCCCTTTTTTGTCGTTCACTTTATATGGAGCTGCTTTTATATTTTGGTCAAGATCAAATTCCTCAAAGTCATACATAAACAAAACTTTGCTGTATCTGTTATTTCTCAGAGGGGGAAATTTCTCAAAACCTTCAATCCCCTCTCTAGGTACTCTGTAGACCATTAAATCTTTTGGCCTTATCCAACGATCCCCTATCATCAGATTAACCATTGGGAAAATGTAGCTTTCATCAACATACATTCCTAAATCGTTAAATCTCCAAGGCAGCCCTTGAAAATCATCCACCGTCATCAAATACTGCCATGTTTCCATATCATCTTCGGTTTTGGCAAGAGCAAGTCTTTCTCTAGGCAAAGCCGGATGCGGCCAAGCATCTGGGTCAGAATAAGTCCAGAACAAAAATATTTCGTTCGTATTATCATCTCTTCTGACATTAAATGCATTCATAGGAGAGATGATAGGCATTATATTAATGTCGGTTGACCATGTAGCTCCTCCATCTGAGGAATCTGCATACAAAAGTCTTCCCATATCACTACGGGCAACCAACCTTACTTGCCCGTTGTTCAATTCAACAACCTGAGCTTCTTGCAGATTAAAACCATTAGTAGTTGACCTATCAAGGACGTTTGACTTTGTCCATGTTAGTCCATCATCGTCGCTGTAATAAGTTGTAACGCCACCCACGGCTTCATCATATTGGGTCCCTGGGTTAATAAATATCCTACCATTACTGATTTGAGAAATTTTACTGTTCATCACTTTATGCTTTTTTGGAGCTTGATTAACCCAAATAATATCGCTCCAAGAAGATCCTTCATCATTTGAAATTTTAACTCCCAATTTTCTCAAATTATTTGGTTGTTTTACATTAAACATTGCCAGAAGCCTACCAGAATTTAAGTTAAGAATATTTTTACTGCTTTTGCTACCCAAAGAATCAAAAATATCTGTCCCATTCCATGTAAGTCCTTCATCATCTGAGGAAAGATAACTAGAGCCTACATGCAGAATCAATTCATTATTAACCCTATTCATATCTCCCATTGCTGAATTTTCAAAACAAAACATCTTATAATTTTTAAGATGTTTATCATTGCCCTCATAACTTAAATCATCTATGTTTACTATAGCTCCAGAAGCCCCAAATACTATACCTCCATAGTTAGTGTTACGCAGTGATTTACTTTCTAGTACTAAGCTGCCGTCTATGTAAAATAGAATGTTTATTTTGTCGATAACAACCTTAAAGTCATACCACTTATTGGACTGTATATCCAGTGATGAGCTGTTTCTTAACTTTTCCTTAAGCCACCCGTCTATCAATTCCCATCGCTTTTCTGATGTATCATAAATCAGGGAGACCTTGTAAACATGATTGCTGTCAATATTGTGCCTTAAGGAAATTTCAAAGTGAGAATGAGGGGCAGAATAAAGAATATTAAAACGCCCTTCTAGGACAGTGTCTCTTGAAAAACAATTGATTTTAACTTCGGAAGGATTGTTTATTGAATAAAGTTGAAGGTATTTATTGCTTCCCGAACTAACAACGGTATTGACACCTGAAATATTTTGCCATCCAGTATCTTTAAAATTCAGCATGTTATCAAAAGAGTAACTTTCAGAAAAAACAGGTTCTTCATTTCGGTAAACAAGCCTATTCCCATAGAGTTCATTATACTTTTCGTCGTACTTTTCAATAAGAGCTTGTTTTTGCCCAACCCAGATCTCAGCCTTTGTAAGCCAAAACCCCTTATCAGAACCATTTCGCGAATTTGAAAATGTGAACTGAAGTTCATTATTACCAGTTATTAATTCATCTTTTATCCAAACAAAGCCGCGTTGTTTGCCTGTAGCACTAAAAAGCTCAGGAGGAGGTGTTACCGTAATACCATTAATTACCAGCCCCAATTCATCAAAATTATTAATATCTACGGTTTCGATAACAAGCATATAATTCATATTTTGATCTAAAGAGTTTATTTCAAAATTTAATTCCTCCTGCTGTGCCTGATCAGTCAAC is a window encoding:
- a CDS encoding sialidase family protein, whose translation is MTFKNYFCLFMFVVSVAVFAEGNDKNEIEYTDLFVRHENGYNTYRIPSIIRTNKGTLLAFCEGRKDGVGDEGDIDLLMKRSEDNGESWSKQVVIWDDGDNTCGNPCPVVDRQTGTIWLGLTWNYGSDHLKGIVAGESKHPRIPYISKSEDDGLTWTKPNNISDSVRRDYWRWYATGPGTGIQLKYGKKKGRLVIPANHTISCEYKKFQQGAHVIYSDDHGKTWKLSDVARPGLNESQVVELLDGKVLLNSRNSRYRGSRALSFSTNCGETWDYVSYKSNLNEPTCQASIIRYAPNKNNDKDIILFSNPDSKKRTNMTVRVSYDGAKTWSHKRTIHEGPAAYSSLTVLDNGKIACLYEGGKGFRYSKIIFSKFTLDWIIDGKK
- a CDS encoding dihydrodipicolinate synthase family protein, whose amino-acid sequence is MENVTEKKEINGGVLVPIITPVDENENVDEKAFRAVIRHCIDAGAHGIFAGGSAGMGPLLADDQWQRAMEIAKDETEGRAGLAGGVIATSTRRALEKIDILKRLDFPSMVVTPTYYISLKTEKEMLSHFSACREATDMQMITYNIPGCVQSTIPVSVIEYMAEKGWTDLIKESSGDRDYFLKVLGVCQRLSIGVMQGNEPDIEWGLRIGAAGIVPVCANYEPEAFVAAVNAATQEDFQQLSELQEHISSVREVLLLGEDKNWIAGIMYGLSTLGMGIGRPVRPIQELTEDQKKPIDRLKNFSKVY
- a CDS encoding arylsulfatase, whose amino-acid sequence is MNRRNFIKKAAIGIGISNIGFCLNGCKSLENKTVFSQSMQKPDVVLIMADDLGYSDLGCYGGEIHTPNIDKLAENGLRFSQFYNSARCCPTRASLLTGLYPHQAGIGLMVEDQGYEGYRGTLSKNSVTLAEMLKIGGYQTAMVGKWHVARDALTKKNIDNWPLQRGFDKFFGTIPAYGSLWDPAGLVEGNDFIEPWDDFFYTDAIADKAVDYIKTADKSSPMFLYLASPAPHYPLHARKETIDKYKGVYDKGWYETRKQRIKNVKEIGLVSEDIDVKIQDEASKSWVMEQNKDWQAQRMQTYAAMVEELDRSVGKVLQAIKNNRKINNTLILFLSDNGGSAEGHLNDTIERLNSPWNSSFAPEKTPNGEPVVKGDIPGRPLGGPDTFGSYGLNWASVSNTPFRRHKIWVHEGGISTPFIAHWPNYINDAGSICNQVGHITDIMPTLCEVSGTKYPSIFKGKTIKPYEGESLFKVFEGEKRQRKPLFWEHEGNRAVRINKWKLVSEYPGEWQCFYPGQDGKWELYDISEDRGELNDLSKKYPEKVKQMAKKYKEWANKVGVVDWEIISKG
- a CDS encoding dihydrodipicolinate synthase family protein; protein product: MIALKADQIKGNWATLLSVWNDDSLDICRVKEEIDTLIDMEVDGIYSNGTTGEFHCQSEAEFDMISECLAEKCNKTGMPFQIGVSHMSAQISLERLKRVVHLAPSAVQVILPDWFPVTDEEAAVFLKRMAEASEGIGLVLYNPPHAKRVLSPEEVGYLSGEVPRLVGLKTAGGDKSWYDSMRKHIPNLSVFVPGHLLASGIQEGASGSYSNAACLNPAAAQRWTDQMQYDMDSSLELEGRLRQFMDNYIVPFITEKGFCNGACDRFMAVVGGWADVGSRMRWPYRSIPETEAPRVRAEARRLVPEFFK
- a CDS encoding Kelch repeat-containing protein, coding for MGRNNFSHITRSEQIVHKFIYISLFILGTVSLAQKENEMRIFKWKELAVLPAAQGQCDALGVAGPYSGVSNNALIVAGGANFPKPYWENSKVWLDDIWVLEKIREDYYWRTGFRLYKNIAYGMSVTTDYGVVCIGGLDEKKVYSDAFVLRWNSKEKNIVCEELPSLPQPCANGGCTAIGNKIYVVSGQREMALESAVKDFWALDLDKRDNDVLEWQKLNDFSGRPRACSMTVSQYNGEEECIYVIGGRSKDSGQEITFLNDIWEYNPAQRTWLRKKSAERPFCAGTVSSIGRNYIYIFGASDGSLYGKGEILKQDHPGFSKEIFVYDTVENTWSMNGEMPKTHVTSNAVNWNGYIVITSGEISPRIRSPKIWIGNGFE
- a CDS encoding exo-alpha-sialidase, which gives rise to MIACIYRVSIVLLLSSRLFSYTILSPNQDKLPLELTDQAQQEELNFEINSLDQNMNYMLVIETVDINNFDELGLVINGITVTPPPELFSATGKQRGFVWIKDELITGNNELQFTFSNSRNGSDKGFWLTKAEIWVGQKQALIEKYDEKYNELYGNRLVYRNEEPVFSESYSFDNMLNFKDTGWQNISGVNTVVSSGSNKYLQLYSINNPSEVKINCFSRDTVLEGRFNILYSAPHSHFEISLRHNIDSNHVYKVSLIYDTSEKRWELIDGWLKEKLRNSSSLDIQSNKWYDFKVVIDKINILFYIDGSLVLESKSLRNTNYGGIVFGASGAIVNIDDLSYEGNDKHLKNYKMFCFENSAMGDMNRVNNELILHVGSSYLSSDDEGLTWNGTDIFDSLGSKSSKNILNLNSGRLLAMFNVKQPNNLRKLGVKISNDEGSSWSDIIWVNQAPKKHKVMNSKISQISNGRIFINPGTQYDEAVGGVTTYYSDDDGLTWTKSNVLDRSTTNGFNLQEAQVVELNNGQVRLVARSDMGRLLYADSSDGGATWSTDINIMPIISPMNAFNVRRDDNTNEIFLFWTYSDPDAWPHPALPRERLALAKTEDDMETWQYLMTVDDFQGLPWRFNDLGMYVDESYIFPMVNLMIGDRWIRPKDLMVYRVPREGIEGFEKFPPLRNNRYSKVLFMYDFEEFDLDQNIKAAPYKVNDKKGKGFHGRTEGELGFAEGSSSSSGSVALHLNGNGNGIVIRNHDFDTRGTLLNYFNIESESPFFISAVFRTNKHSSGGTDNSGALVARDVGPGESSWWTRIRNGVLQFFVSDTDGNTVKVEGTTNVSDNKWHEVVFAKDIADYKFVIILDGKLEAQQDNTLKSDVELNANVVIGHFNEDNRIFQGYIDEVLVSKADYKNYISLYSGDLNKDGIVDIRDLVIMASNWGD